CCCTGTTCGAAATCCTCGCGTATCTCGCGATCGGCGTCGGCGTCATGATTGCCATCGGGTCGGTGACGTTCATCGGCCCCAGTCAGCTCTCGGTGTTGCGCGAAAACTGGCGCTTCCGGTTGCGCGAGGTTTCCCCCTACCTTGGCTTACTTGCCGGTATCCTCGCGATAAACAAGGTCGCTCGCCAAGTCGGCCCCGAGATATCGTGGGTCGTCGGCCTCAACATCACGAGCTACATCTATCGCATCGAGGGTGACTTCGTCGCGTTCGTCCAATCAATCGCCACAGACCAGCTCACGGTGTATTTCTCGTTCATCTACCTCTACGGCTACGTGTTCTTGCTCGTGTTCCCGTTCATCCTCACGTTCGCGCTTCGGGAGACGAAGTACCTGAAACAGACGGCGGTCGCCTTCGCGCTCAACTACTCGCTCGGCCTCATCTTCTATATCCTGTTCGTCTCCTATGGGCCGCGAAATCTGATTCCGGACCTCGTGGACCCTCTCATGTACTCGATGTATCCACAATCACAACTCCTGACCGGGGAGGTGAACTCGAACACGAACGTCTTCCCGTCGCTGCACACCTCGCTTTCGGTGACGGTGGCGTACCTCGCGTGGTTCACCCGCGACCGGTTCCCCTACTGGTTCGTCACGAGTTGCTTCCTCGCCGCGAGCGTGGTTATGGCGACGATGTACCTCGGCATCCACTGGGGGACGGACGTCGTCGCCGGGACGATACTCGGCCTCGGCAGCGTCCACATCGCGAGAAAGCACTACGAAATCTTCGAGTTCCTCCGGGTTGACCTCTGGTCCCTCCCGGTCTTCAATCGACTGCGCTGAATTCTCCCTCCCGCTCGAAAGCGAGCGCGGAGTAGTACAGTGGCAGGTCGATTTCTTCGGTGCGGTCGAACCCACCCAGTGTCGCCACCGCAGCGGTTTCGTCGGTGCCATGTGTAAGGATTCTGCGGAGCCGCACTGCTCGCCGGCGACCACTGTTTCACTTCGCGGTCGGTCGTTTGACGACGACGAACCGACCGTCCGGTGAGCGCACGCCGAACCTCGCCGGCGAATGCCTGCTGATCTTCGACCCGTGATGGTGTTCGCCACGAGGACGATGTCGACCGCTGGCACGAGTGCACTGCGTTCGCGTGCGTCACCGGGTTGGCGTTCGACGTTCTCGACGTCGCGGGCCGAGAGTGCCGCGTCGAGTTCTGCGCGGAGTGATTCGTCGAGTTCGACGGCGGAGCCCGTTTCGTTACCGACGAGTGTCGCCCCGGGAATCGTGAAGTAGCCGTTGCCACAGCCAACGTCTGCGAGCGTGACCCCGGGGGTTTTGCCCACGGTTTCGAGAATCCTGCAGGTCGGACCAGAGTCTGCCTCACCACGCCCAGTCTGGCTGGTTCGTGCTCTGAAACCGGTCTACAGCGGTGCTACGCGACGGGCGCAGTAAATAGCACTGCCTCGAACACCGAATTCTCAATTTCATATCCCAGTATTTGGTTTATTCGTTCGCTCTCGACGGAGTAGCTTCGGGCACCTGACGCTCAGAACGCGGGAATTTCTCAAGATTTGGGTAACGTTCGCGATGTGCAACGGTGCCCGTGGGAAAGAGACACGCGCTGGCTGCACCACGCTCTTGCCCCCGCCAACCCCTGAGGTGGCGCACTCAGCGTTTCCACTCGCTGGTCGAGACGAAGAGAAGGGTGTGCTCAGGCGGAGACGCTGGAGTCGATGCCGTTGATCTTGATGAACGCGTAGTTGCACTCTGGACAGCGCCACTTGGTCTTCGTGCCGAGGTGGACCGTCATGCTCGCGGCCTTGTAGAACGTCCGCGTCTCCCCACACTGCGGGCAGTCGTGCTCGAGTTCGAGGCTCATATTCGTCCATCTATCCCCATCGCAATTTAACGTACTGGTTCGGTTACGGTGCAGGCTATGTACGCAACGATAGCACCCGAACAGTCCGCCCCGCGGTGGCCGCACGTGCGGCCACCAGGCAACTGAATTTGCTCGCATAAATGGTATGCGACGATACAAATTATTTCCTCAGGGATGTGCCCATCTATCTCCTAAAACCTGGCCACTTGAGTGCAATACGACCGCAGGAACTTCACCGAGTGTTGAATATAGAGAGTATGCAGCAGAAGATTCTGTTCAGCTATTAGCTGCGCTGCTAAATAGAGGGGCAGTTCTTAGTCGCTGTTCAGTGTGAGCACGCCTATGCGGAATTATCGAGTGTATTCGGGCGTCGGAATCGCAATCTGTCTCGCGGTGTCTGCACTCACGCTCGCTGCAGCCCCACAATTCATGCCAGAAGGCTACTCCTGGGTTAGCCACACGACCAGTGAGGCGGCGGCACAGGGGGTCTCGGCAGCGTGGGTTGCCCGACTCGGATTTCTCCTGTTCGGTCTCGGGGTTCTCTGGTTGACAGCAGAGCGACGCGTAGCCTGGAACCGGTTGCCAACAGTATTCCACTCCGGATTCGGCGCCTTCATGGTCGCAACAGCGGTGTTCTCGACGAGGTCGTGGGACGCTGCGGTAGCATACAATCCAGTGGAGGATGCCTTTCACTCAGCTACCGCCACCCTCCTGGGGTTCTGTTTCGCATTTGGCGTGTTGACGCTCGTACGACGACGCCAGAAGGACAAACTTGACGTTCGATGGTTCGATTTGTTCGCTCTTAGTTCGACTGTCGTGTTACCGGCAATGATGACGCTGTTAGCCCAATTCGCTGGCGTGTTTCAACGAATCATGTTCCTCGTGGCTTACGTTTGGTACCTGCGAGAGGACTATCTGTTTTCGAGTCGCTCTGACCCCGACACGAGGCAATAGTTGTGACCGACTCGCACACTGAGTTCAGCACGGCCACAGAAACGGTCAGAATCAGCGTGCAGCACTCAGAGGGCATGTTCATCGAAAAAGAACTCGGCATCTATTCTTTGCGCCAGTGAATCGTTATTTCCAATCAAGTCATTTATCCATTATGGGGCTCAGTAGTCTGCCGGACGTAGTGAAAGTAAACCTCATTATCTGGGGGTCACTGATTGCGGCCCTCAGTATCATTCTGTGGGATAAGATGTTCCTCGCTCAAGCAGTGCCATTGGCCTTCCTCGCTGCGATTGCCAGCAATCTCTTCCTCCTACGAGGGGCACGGAAAATGCGTGAAAAAGCGGCGGCTTGAGACCCAAATATCGATTTTTTGTCGTGTTAGACTGGGTTCAATCCCGTTCGAGAACTGGTCGGTGAATCGATTAATGATGGATAGTATTTCTATTCAGTTCGACCGCTGAGACTATCCAGCCGTTGTTAGAATCGGCGTGCAACAAATAGAGGGTGTGTTCAGCAAACGCGCCACCCTCTGTTCCATGTATTCAGTATGTCGACTGAGAAACATTCGTACGAACTAAATGATTCAGTGGTCTCATTCGTCGAATGTTGCACCGGAGGCTACAACCAACGACGCCCCCAATCCCATTCTCACCGCGCTTCCCAATGCGATTCCGAGCGCGATATTATCTAGTACGACACCGAGGCCCGATTCGAGACCGGTTCCGAGAGCCATTCCCAATACAATCCACATCGACCAGCGATTCGTCGCTGAATCCCGCAGAGTCATCGCCACACATACCTGTTAGGTCGTCCCTGTGCCCAAAGTTTGTTTCCTCTGTAGTACGTAGAAATGGAAGGCAGTCGTGTGATCAACACGCGTACTTCAGCATGGCCGAAGAAACCTACGTGGGTTCTATCAGCAGATACGCGCTGCAGCAAACGGAGCCCACCTATTCCAACCGATTATTTGAGACGTGCCTGAAAGCAGTGTCCCCTGTGAGGAAGTGCCACACGTTTCAGGCACGAGTACTTACGATTTTTTGTCCAATAGCGACAAGCAAAGATGTATGAACGATTCGAGGGGGCGTCGCGGCGAATGACCACGGTGGGTGACTGGAACCCGCGTAGTCAACAATTCGTCTCGGCTCCGCCGCTATGAGGCTGCGCGTCGATTGGCGCGTCAGCGTCGCCTTCGTCGGCACGATAATCAAGTGGCTGTCGGTCCCGCTTCTGGTGCCGCTCATCGTCGCGATGTTCGACGGCACCTCGGTGTTCCCGTTCGTGTTGCCGATGGTCGGAACCGTGATACTGGGCGTCGCGCTCGAACAGCTCTCCGTCCGCCGGGACCTCGGCGCGAGAGAGGGGTTCCTGATGGTGTCTCTGACCTGGTTGAGTATCGCCGTCGTCGGGGCAGTTCCCTTCATCATCGCTGGCGAGGGGGTACTCGCTGAACCGGTGAACGCCCTGTTCGAGGCGATGAGTGGCATCACGACCACGGGTGCGACGGTGATACTCGACTTCGGCCTTCATTCCCGAGCGATTCTTATGTGGCGGGCAATCATCCAGTGGCTCGGCGGCCTTGGCGTTCTCGTCCTCGCGACGGCGGTGCTCTCGCAGTTGGCAGTCGGTGGGGCACAGCTCATGGAGACCGAAACGCAGACCCGCGACGTGAACAAACTCACGCCGCGAATATCGGAGACAGCGAGTCTGCTCTGGCAACTCTACCTCGGGTTGACCGGGCTTAATATCGCTGCGCTCTACGGGCTTCACCTCGTCGGCCTCGCGCCGGAGATGACTTTCTACGACGCCGTTGCCCACGCCTTCACGACGATTTCGACCAGCGGGTTCTCCCCGCGCCCGGAGAGTCTCGCCGCGTTCTCCCCGGTCGTCCAGTGGGTGACGATTCCGTTCATGGCCATCGGGGCGACGAGTTTCATCCTCATGTATTTCGTCTTGCAGGGGAACGTAGCCCGCCTTCGCAAAAGCGACGAGTTTCGCTTCTACGTGAGCATCCTCGCCCTGTTCACCCTCGGCGTGGCCGGCATCCTCATCGCGGACGGCGGTCCGCACACGGAACTCGAAGAAATCGTCCGCCACTCGCTGTTTCAGGTCGTCTCCATCGTGACCACTACGGGGTACGCGAGTACCGACTTCAACCTCTGGTCGTCGGGCGCGAAACACCTGCTGTTCGTCTGTATGTTCATCGGCGGGATGGCGGGCAGCACGACGTGTTCGATAAAGGCCCTCCGGTGGCTGGTCGTGTTGAAAGCCTTCCGTCGGGACCTGTTCACCGCCGCCCAGCCGAGTGTCATCCGACCAGTTCGACTGAGCGGGAGCGTCATCACCGAGGAGACAATCCGTGACATCTACGCCTACACACTGGTGAGCCTCGTCATCTTCATCTTCGCGACGATTCTGGTCGTCGTCAATTCGTCGCGTGTCGGCTCGCCCGTCACGGAGTTCGAGGCGATGAGCGCCGCCGCCTCGACGTTCTTCAACGTCGGTCCCGCCTTCGGCATCGCCGGCCCGTTCGCGAGCTACGAGCCGTTCCCCGAGACGACGAAACTCCTGATGACGTTCCTCATGTGGGTCGGGCGCATCGAAATCATTCCCGTGCTCGTGTTGCTCACGCCATCGTTCTGGCGTGGCTGACGAGTTTTAGCCCGAGTCTGACCCGAGAGAAAGTGCCTCCCCAGCGATGAAAAACGCGCCGACGATGATGATGGTCACCCACCCGAACACGAGCAGTGCGAGGACGAGCACGTCCAGTTCAGACTCGACGGGGAGCATGAGCAAGACGACGGTGCTCGCGACCAGTACGTAGACGAACCCCACCGCCAGAACCGCACGCAAACGAATGCGTGGCTCCCAGACGGAGACGGCAGAACCCCATCTCGAAACGCGCATATCTGACTAGACGCTCGCTGACCGGAAAGCCTTACAGCCGCGTTGCTCTGGCTGTGTACTACTCGAAAAACGGTGGTCCCGTACTTAGCCGAACAGCGAGCCGAGACCCTCGCCGGAGACGTCCTCTTCGTCCTCCTCTTCGTCTTCGTCACCGCCGGCTTCGGCTTCTTCGTCGGCTGCTTCGCTCTCGTCTGCGTCGCCCGAAGCGCCACCCGTCGAGGCGGCTGCGGCGGGCATGGCCGCTGCGTTGGCCATCGCGTCTTCGATGTCGACGTCTTCGAGCGCGGCGACGAGCGCCTTCACTCGGGATTCTTCGACGTCGAGTCCGGCGGCTTCGAGGACTGCCGTGACGTTTTCTTCGTTGATTTCACTCTCTGCTTCGTGCAGAATCATGGCTGCGTAGATGTATTCCATCAGTGTTCTCCCTCGGGTACATTGGTCTGCGACAGCGTAGGTGCTCACTTTCGTCGTGACGGACCCCGTTACTGGCGTAACTCCCCCTCCCCGATTACTCCTATATTCACGCTCAGTGATATTAGCTACTTCGCTGCCGCAGAAAAAGAAACCCTCTTACAACCGGTCGCGACCGGACCCAGCGTCGTCGAGACGGGACCGGAGCCAGTCGTGGATTCGAAGCCGAAGCGACGACTGCTCGCGGCGACTCGTGCGGTTGCGGCGAGGTGCTTCGTTTCGTGCGCGAATTCGTGCGACTCCCCAGCGTGACAGCGTCGGGAGCGTCGGAAGCGTCAGTCCAAATATACCTGTGACCCACCACGCCGGCGCGAAGAGTGCGACGAAGATGCCGACCGAGAGAAACCAGACGCCAACGACGGCCATCAGGTGATTGACCGTGACGAGTTTCGCCGCTGCCTGTTCTCGTTCGCGTCGCGCAGATGTGGCGAGCGGCGAGTGCCCAGATTGGTCGCTATGGCGATACGATCCGCCAAGTTGCCCTGCCATACGTGAATATTCCGTGGCACCCACAAAAACCCCCGTCAGACCGAAGTCTGACGTGTTTCGAGCCGCGTACAGGTAATCGAAGACAACGTACCAGCTGTGTGGTGTGTTACCAGTCCATCCCACGCGGCGACTCAGGGGGCGAAAGCGGACTTTTCGGGAGGTCGGGCGTTGGCTCCGGGCGGTTGTACTCTTTAGGTGCCACGTCGTTCGCCGCGTCGGGGTAGAACAACGAGGCGAGCGCGTGGATGTGCTCGCGTCCGACGTCCAGTTCGAACTGGCCGCCGCCGTACAGTTGTATTCCGGCTTCCTGGCAGTATTCGATGCTCTCTAGCACCGATTCGACGCTGCCAAAGCGCGAGGGCTTGATGTTGAGCCAGTCGGGTTCCCACGGCAGGTTCGTGATGTCGTCGAGTCCGTGGATGGCCGCGTCCCACGAGACGCGCCCCTCGTGGCCCTCGAACAGCGGGCGCGTCTCCGGGGTGAGCGCAGGGTCCTCGATGACCGCCTCGGGGAGCCCTTCGATGACGCGCCGATAGAGTTCGGGGTCGGGTTCCTGGTCTACGTCCGTCCCCTCGTACTGGCCTTTCAGGTCGCAGACGCGCACCGCGCCGGTCGCCGCGAGTTCGGCGACGAGGGCGTCGTCCCACTCGCTGGTCGGGTCGAGTTTGAACTCGTAGTCTCCATCGAACGAGAGCCACGTCTCGATGCGGTCTATCGAGGCGTCGGGGAGGCGCGTCGAGACGACGAACCGGACCGGGTCGTAGGTCAGGTCAAGCGCCTCGGCGA
This sequence is a window from Haladaptatus sp. QDMS2. Protein-coding genes within it:
- a CDS encoding DUF998 domain-containing protein, with product MPEGYSWVSHTTSEAAAQGVSAAWVARLGFLLFGLGVLWLTAERRVAWNRLPTVFHSGFGAFMVATAVFSTRSWDAAVAYNPVEDAFHSATATLLGFCFAFGVLTLVRRRQKDKLDVRWFDLFALSSTVVLPAMMTLLAQFAGVFQRIMFLVAYVWYLREDYLFSSRSDPDTRQ
- a CDS encoding TrkH family potassium uptake protein, which translates into the protein MRLRVDWRVSVAFVGTIIKWLSVPLLVPLIVAMFDGTSVFPFVLPMVGTVILGVALEQLSVRRDLGAREGFLMVSLTWLSIAVVGAVPFIIAGEGVLAEPVNALFEAMSGITTTGATVILDFGLHSRAILMWRAIIQWLGGLGVLVLATAVLSQLAVGGAQLMETETQTRDVNKLTPRISETASLLWQLYLGLTGLNIAALYGLHLVGLAPEMTFYDAVAHAFTTISTSGFSPRPESLAAFSPVVQWVTIPFMAIGATSFILMYFVLQGNVARLRKSDEFRFYVSILALFTLGVAGILIADGGPHTELEEIVRHSLFQVVSIVTTTGYASTDFNLWSSGAKHLLFVCMFIGGMAGSTTCSIKALRWLVVLKAFRRDLFTAAQPSVIRPVRLSGSVITEETIRDIYAYTLVSLVIFIFATILVVVNSSRVGSPVTEFEAMSAAASTFFNVGPAFGIAGPFASYEPFPETTKLLMTFLMWVGRIEIIPVLVLLTPSFWRG
- the rpl12p gene encoding 50S ribosomal protein P1, with amino-acid sequence MEYIYAAMILHEAESEINEENVTAVLEAAGLDVEESRVKALVAALEDVDIEDAMANAAAMPAAAASTGGASGDADESEAADEEAEAGGDEDEEEDEEDVSGEGLGSLFG
- a CDS encoding phosphatase PAP2 family protein; this encodes MALFEILAYLAIGVGVMIAIGSVTFIGPSQLSVLRENWRFRLREVSPYLGLLAGILAINKVARQVGPEISWVVGLNITSYIYRIEGDFVAFVQSIATDQLTVYFSFIYLYGYVFLLVFPFILTFALRETKYLKQTAVAFALNYSLGLIFYILFVSYGPRNLIPDLVDPLMYSMYPQSQLLTGEVNSNTNVFPSLHTSLSVTVAYLAWFTRDRFPYWFVTSCFLAASVVMATMYLGIHWGTDVVAGTILGLGSVHIARKHYEIFEFLRVDLWSLPVFNRLR